Proteins from a genomic interval of Kitasatospora kifunensis:
- a CDS encoding transglutaminase family protein, which yields MTEQSRARFRAEARSEQPDPVLLCLLVAAEHTLADPGYTEDGRLEPPPTLEALLAACQAALDRHAAAVRRAVAERCPATPEETAALLAAVLGGRERFHGRQSDYRRLESSLLPEVLRRRRGLPILLSLVWSAVAARAGLTVHGIALPGHFIVAVGGPAPGEEYVLADPFHGGRLLSSQDAATIVLAAGHRFTPDLLTPAQPLDLTLRVLGNIRSWAADRPEQARVQLWATELSLLLPRHPAQLRLERAELLVRTGDFLGGAAEMEDFAQILDTFDPESAAKVRQDARAARHRLN from the coding sequence GTGACCGAGCAGAGCAGAGCCCGCTTCCGCGCCGAGGCCAGGTCCGAGCAGCCCGATCCGGTGCTGCTCTGCCTGCTGGTGGCCGCCGAGCACACCCTGGCCGACCCCGGATACACCGAGGACGGCCGACTGGAACCGCCGCCGACCCTGGAGGCGCTGCTGGCCGCCTGCCAGGCCGCCCTGGACCGGCACGCGGCCGCGGTGCGGCGCGCGGTGGCCGAGCGGTGCCCCGCCACCCCGGAGGAGACCGCGGCGCTGCTCGCGGCGGTGCTGGGCGGCCGAGAACGGTTCCACGGACGGCAGTCGGACTACCGGCGCCTGGAGTCCTCACTGCTGCCCGAGGTGCTGCGGCGCCGGCGGGGCCTGCCGATCCTGCTCAGCCTGGTCTGGTCGGCGGTGGCCGCGCGGGCCGGGCTGACGGTGCACGGGATCGCGCTGCCGGGGCACTTCATCGTCGCGGTGGGCGGCCCCGCGCCGGGCGAGGAGTACGTGCTGGCGGACCCGTTCCACGGCGGTCGGCTGCTCAGCTCGCAGGACGCCGCCACCATCGTGCTCGCCGCCGGCCACCGCTTCACCCCCGACCTGCTGACGCCCGCCCAGCCGCTGGACCTCACGTTGCGGGTGCTCGGCAACATCCGCAGCTGGGCCGCCGACCGGCCCGAGCAGGCCAGGGTCCAGCTGTGGGCCACCGAGCTCTCCCTGCTGCTCCCCCGACACCCGGCCCAGCTGCGCCTGGAGCGGGCCGAACTGCTGGTGCGCACCGGCGACTTCCTGGGCGGCGCGGCCGAGATGGAGGACTTCGCGCAGATCCTGGACACCTTCGACCCGGAGTCCGCCGCCAAGGTCCGCCAGGACGCCCGGGCAGCCCGGCACCGCCTCAACTAG
- a CDS encoding response regulator transcription factor, with amino-acid sequence MRDETGAGVPGQAIRVLLAEDQGMVREALAALLGLEGDIQVVAQVSRGDEVVDAVLAHDVQVAVLDIEMPGMTGIEAAAEVKRRCPGTKVVIATTFGRPGYLRRAMELGADAFLVKDAPAAELAEAVRRVLRGERVIDPTLAAAALAEGANPLTGRELDVLAVASDGAVNAEIASRLHLSEGTVRNYLSMAIQKTGARNRAEAIRVAKEKGWM; translated from the coding sequence ATGAGAGACGAGACCGGGGCCGGGGTGCCCGGGCAAGCGATAAGGGTCCTGCTCGCCGAGGACCAGGGAATGGTGCGCGAGGCGTTGGCCGCACTGCTCGGCCTGGAGGGGGATATTCAGGTCGTCGCGCAGGTGTCGCGGGGGGACGAGGTGGTTGACGCCGTGCTCGCGCACGACGTCCAGGTGGCGGTGTTGGACATCGAAATGCCCGGGATGACCGGCATCGAGGCGGCCGCCGAGGTGAAGCGGCGCTGCCCGGGTACCAAGGTGGTGATCGCCACCACCTTCGGGCGCCCCGGCTACCTGCGCCGGGCGATGGAGCTGGGGGCCGATGCCTTCCTGGTCAAGGACGCCCCGGCGGCCGAGCTCGCCGAGGCGGTGCGGCGGGTGCTGCGCGGCGAGCGGGTGATCGACCCGACGCTGGCGGCGGCCGCGCTGGCCGAGGGCGCGAACCCGCTGACCGGGCGCGAGTTGGACGTGCTGGCGGTGGCCTCGGACGGTGCGGTCAACGCCGAGATCGCCAGCCGCCTGCACCTGTCGGAGGGCACCGTGCGCAACTACCTGTCGATGGCGATCCAGAAGACCGGCGCCCGCAACCGGGCCGAGGCGATCCGGGTCGCCAAGGAGAAGGGCTGGATGTGA
- a CDS encoding sensor histidine kinase — MSTVPLDHRPDEFTAADQGHSASSSSSSSPSSSAAERALAAAASESQFKGNVPGGAVDNRRQLLVKLCWMLLWTFYLVYPVKDLASGRHGPTVTLLGCAGLVGFLACYLILVIFRSMRGVRWRGSYPLVAVMAAIALGSSLGLGANWLVLFNYLSVAVGAVLVPRFALAGVATTTAVMAAVAVSQSQDLSTIGVLALPSFLSGAAMTGLQRLVGVMRELRDARETVAHLAVAEERLRLARDMHDLLGHSLSLIALKSELAGRFMTAGQQDAARAQVADIEQVARESLTDVRAAITGYRKPTLPVELSAARRALATAGVTLEAPAALAEDRPGLGAAEAETLAWALREAVTNIVRHADGATLCTVGMDETWDGEGGRYAVLEITDNGAGPGKSGPGNGLSGLDERLALVGGRLETSPGQHGKGFRIRALVPLGVRVG; from the coding sequence ATGTCGACAGTGCCACTGGACCACCGCCCGGACGAGTTCACCGCGGCGGACCAGGGGCATTCGGCCTCTTCGTCCTCCTCCTCGTCCCCGTCCTCATCGGCTGCCGAGCGCGCGTTGGCCGCCGCCGCGAGCGAGTCGCAGTTCAAGGGGAACGTGCCGGGCGGGGCCGTGGACAACCGGCGCCAGCTGCTGGTCAAGCTCTGCTGGATGCTGCTGTGGACGTTCTACCTGGTCTACCCGGTCAAGGACCTGGCCAGTGGCCGTCACGGGCCGACCGTCACCCTGCTCGGCTGCGCCGGCCTGGTCGGCTTCCTGGCCTGCTACCTCATCCTGGTGATCTTCCGCTCGATGCGCGGCGTCCGGTGGCGCGGCAGCTACCCGCTGGTCGCCGTGATGGCGGCGATCGCGCTGGGCAGCAGCCTGGGCCTCGGGGCCAACTGGCTGGTGCTGTTCAACTACCTGTCGGTCGCGGTCGGCGCGGTGCTGGTGCCGCGGTTCGCGCTCGCCGGGGTCGCCACGACCACCGCCGTGATGGCTGCGGTCGCCGTGTCGCAGTCGCAGGACCTGAGCACCATCGGCGTACTGGCCCTGCCGTCCTTCCTCAGCGGTGCCGCGATGACCGGCCTGCAGCGGCTGGTCGGCGTGATGCGCGAACTGCGCGATGCCCGCGAGACGGTGGCGCACCTGGCGGTGGCCGAGGAGCGGCTGCGGCTGGCCCGGGACATGCACGACCTGCTCGGTCACTCGCTCTCGCTGATCGCTTTGAAGAGCGAGTTGGCCGGGCGGTTCATGACGGCCGGTCAGCAGGACGCGGCCCGGGCCCAGGTGGCCGACATCGAGCAGGTGGCGCGGGAGTCGCTGACCGACGTGCGAGCGGCCATCACGGGATACCGCAAGCCGACCCTGCCGGTCGAACTCTCCGCCGCCCGCCGGGCGCTGGCCACCGCCGGGGTGACCCTGGAGGCGCCCGCCGCGCTGGCCGAGGACCGTCCGGGGCTCGGCGCGGCGGAGGCCGAGACCCTCGCCTGGGCGCTGCGCGAGGCGGTCACCAACATCGTCCGGCACGCCGACGGCGCCACCCTCTGCACGGTCGGCATGGACGAGACCTGGGACGGCGAGGGCGGGCGCTACGCCGTCCTGGAGATCACCGACAACGGCGCGGGGCCGGGCAAGTCGGGCCCCGGCAACGGACTGTCCGGCCTCGACGAGCGCCTCGCGCTGGTCGGTGGCCGACTGGAGACCTCACCCGGCCAGCACGGCAAGGGCTTCAGGATCCGGGCCCTGGTCCCGCTGGGCGTCCGGGTGGGATAG
- a CDS encoding ABC transporter permease, with the protein MRTLIKLEILRTLRNRRYVFFTVLYPALMYFFFISAYNNGNVSTGVSAKSYFMVSMATFGAVGAVLTGSAQRISLERKSGWTRQLRLTALPGRAYAVAKISACAVTTLPSILVVFVLGAFEGVRLDAGQWLGLVAVLWVGSFVFAALGVALGYAAEPSAVQPIVMIVYMLMAAFGGTWFPVTGGLKTAARFNPVYLYNQLAGFVHPGTSFDLAAAAGLAGFLAVFVAGAAVLYRRDTKQA; encoded by the coding sequence ATGAGAACCCTGATCAAGCTGGAGATCCTGCGCACGCTGCGCAACCGGCGCTACGTCTTCTTCACGGTCCTGTACCCGGCGCTGATGTACTTCTTCTTCATCAGCGCCTACAACAACGGCAACGTCTCCACCGGGGTCAGCGCCAAGAGCTACTTCATGGTCTCGATGGCCACCTTCGGCGCGGTCGGCGCGGTGCTCACCGGCAGCGCGCAGCGGATCTCGCTGGAGCGCAAGAGCGGCTGGACCCGGCAGCTGCGGCTGACCGCGCTGCCGGGGCGGGCGTACGCGGTGGCGAAGATCAGCGCCTGCGCGGTGACCACGCTGCCCTCCATCCTGGTGGTCTTCGTGCTCGGTGCCTTCGAGGGCGTGCGGTTGGACGCCGGGCAGTGGCTCGGCCTGGTGGCCGTGCTCTGGGTGGGCAGCTTCGTCTTCGCGGCCCTGGGCGTGGCGCTCGGGTACGCGGCGGAGCCGAGCGCGGTGCAGCCGATCGTGATGATCGTCTACATGCTGATGGCGGCCTTCGGCGGCACCTGGTTCCCGGTCACCGGCGGGCTGAAGACTGCGGCCCGGTTCAACCCGGTCTACCTGTACAACCAACTGGCCGGCTTCGTGCACCCGGGCACCTCCTTCGACCTGGCCGCCGCGGCCGGGCTGGCCGGGTTCCTGGCGGTCTTCGTGGCCGGGGCGGCCGTGCTGTACCGCAGGGACACCAAGCAGGCATGA
- a CDS encoding ABC transporter ATP-binding protein, with product MPEEVAAFRQVSKSYGHVKAVNGLDLTLHPGQTVALLGPNGAGKSSSLDLLLGLRDPDQGQVTLFGGTPRAAVAAGRVGAMLQSGGLMTDVKVRELVQLACDVHPRGHRVEQVLRDAGITEIADRRVDKLSGGQEQRVRFALAIAGQNDLIVLDEPTTGMDVSVRQQFWGAMRRQAQEGRTVLFATHYLEEADSIADRVLVLHRGRLIADGSSAEIKAKAGARRVSFELHAADGQVEEAALRALPNLVALEISGPANGVRTVRIRSTDADAVVAGLYRAGCYPRGLEVTSLGLEQAFLTITGEQDEQDEQQDGQQDEQVGTPSGTERVR from the coding sequence ATGCCCGAGGAAGTGGCCGCGTTCAGACAGGTCAGCAAGAGCTACGGGCACGTCAAGGCGGTGAACGGCCTGGACCTGACGCTCCATCCGGGCCAGACGGTGGCGTTGCTCGGCCCCAACGGCGCGGGCAAGTCCAGCAGCCTGGACCTGCTGCTCGGGCTGCGTGACCCCGACCAGGGGCAGGTCACCCTCTTCGGCGGCACCCCGCGCGCGGCCGTGGCGGCCGGCCGGGTCGGCGCGATGCTGCAGAGCGGCGGCCTGATGACCGACGTCAAGGTGCGTGAGCTGGTCCAGCTGGCCTGCGACGTCCACCCGCGCGGACACCGGGTCGAGCAGGTGCTGCGGGACGCCGGGATCACCGAGATCGCCGACCGCCGGGTCGACAAGCTCTCCGGCGGCCAGGAGCAGCGGGTCCGCTTCGCGCTGGCGATCGCCGGGCAGAACGACCTGATCGTGCTGGACGAGCCGACCACCGGCATGGACGTCTCGGTCCGCCAGCAGTTCTGGGGCGCGATGCGCCGGCAGGCCCAGGAAGGCCGCACGGTCCTCTTCGCCACCCACTACCTGGAGGAGGCCGACTCGATCGCCGACCGGGTGCTGGTGCTGCACCGCGGGCGGTTGATCGCCGACGGCTCGTCCGCCGAGATCAAGGCCAAGGCCGGCGCCCGGCGGGTCAGCTTCGAGTTGCACGCCGCGGACGGCCAGGTCGAGGAGGCCGCGCTGCGCGCGCTGCCGAACCTGGTCGCGCTGGAGATCAGCGGCCCGGCGAACGGGGTGCGCACCGTGCGGATCCGCTCCACCGACGCTGACGCGGTGGTGGCCGGGCTGTACCGGGCGGGCTGCTACCCGCGCGGTCTTGAGGTCACCAGCCTCGGTCTCGAGCAGGCCTTCCTCACCATCACCGGTGAACAGGATGAGCAGGACGAACAGCAGGACGGGCAGCAGGACGAACAGGTCGGCACCCCGAGCGGGACGGAGCGCGTGCGATGA
- a CDS encoding S9 family peptidase — protein sequence MTTEAPSATAQDTFPRQYARTLRYTVGQPRSFAVAPDGARVVFLRSTGRDRANLLWSLDPATGTETVVADPALLLGGGEEDLSPAERARRERSREGSAGIVGYALDGAAQLAAFALSGRLFTADLAKGGARELPAVGPLIDPRPSPDGRWIAYPTTAGALRLIAADGSGDRALAEPETAGVTWGQAEFIAQEEMDRDRGYWWSPRSDALLVARADDAPVQRWWIADPANPQVVPAEVAYPAAGTPNAEVTLWLLGLDGTRTEVLWDRAAYPYLGRVHWSAGGAPLLLVQARDQRSQLLLTVDQASGATSELLAEQDAAWLELFPGVPAWTPGGRLVRISDEPGHRALFADQLELTDATLHVRSVLAVGAEEILCTASAGEAAEDQTPGLQGLYVVPLDGSGPRLLRRGAALDAVRGGEVTVLSSAALDRPGRRAEVLRGGESVLAVTSYAETPVLTTRPQFRLAGERRIPAAVVLPTGYDRERDGLLPVLMDPYGGPHGAVVVQAHNAFLSAQWFADQGFAVVVADGRGTPGRSPAWEKAVAFDFAGVTLDDQVEALHALAEEFPLDLARVAIRGWSYGGYLSALAVLRRPDVFHAAVAGAPVTEWRLYDTHYTERYLGHPDQRPEVYQANSLIADAPKLERPLMIVHGLADDNVVAAHTLRLSSALLAAGRPHTVLPLSGVTHMTPQEQVAENLLLLQVDFLKSALGL from the coding sequence ATGACCACTGAAGCTCCCTCAGCCACCGCTCAGGACACCTTCCCCCGGCAGTACGCGCGGACCCTGCGCTACACCGTCGGCCAGCCCCGCTCGTTCGCCGTGGCACCCGACGGCGCCCGGGTCGTCTTCCTGCGCTCCACCGGTCGGGACCGGGCCAACCTGCTCTGGAGCCTGGACCCGGCCACCGGCACGGAGACCGTCGTCGCCGACCCCGCCCTGCTGCTCGGCGGCGGCGAGGAGGACCTCTCGCCGGCCGAGCGGGCCCGCCGCGAGCGCAGCCGGGAGGGCTCGGCCGGCATCGTCGGCTACGCGCTGGACGGCGCGGCCCAGCTTGCCGCCTTCGCGCTCTCCGGACGGCTCTTCACGGCCGACCTGGCCAAGGGCGGTGCGCGCGAGCTGCCCGCCGTCGGACCGCTGATCGACCCGCGCCCCTCGCCCGACGGCCGCTGGATCGCCTACCCAACCACCGCGGGCGCGCTGCGCCTGATCGCGGCCGACGGCAGCGGCGACCGCGCGCTGGCGGAGCCGGAGACGGCCGGAGTGACCTGGGGACAGGCGGAGTTCATCGCGCAGGAGGAGATGGACCGGGACCGCGGCTACTGGTGGTCCCCGCGCAGCGATGCGCTGCTGGTCGCCCGTGCCGACGACGCGCCGGTCCAGCGCTGGTGGATCGCCGACCCGGCCAACCCCCAGGTCGTGCCCGCCGAGGTCGCCTACCCGGCCGCCGGCACCCCCAACGCCGAGGTCACGCTCTGGCTGCTCGGCCTGGACGGCACGCGCACCGAGGTCCTCTGGGACCGCGCCGCCTACCCGTACCTGGGCCGGGTGCACTGGTCGGCGGGCGGTGCGCCGCTGCTGCTGGTGCAGGCCCGTGACCAGCGCAGCCAGCTGCTGCTCACCGTCGACCAGGCCAGCGGCGCCACCAGCGAACTGCTCGCCGAGCAGGACGCGGCCTGGCTGGAGCTGTTCCCCGGGGTGCCCGCCTGGACCCCGGGCGGCCGTCTGGTGCGGATCAGCGACGAGCCGGGCCACCGCGCGCTCTTCGCCGACCAGCTCGAGCTCACCGACGCCACCTTGCACGTGCGGTCCGTGCTCGCGGTCGGCGCCGAGGAGATCCTGTGCACCGCGAGCGCGGGCGAGGCCGCCGAGGACCAGACCCCGGGGCTGCAGGGCCTGTACGTCGTCCCGCTGGATGGCTCGGGCCCGCGCCTGTTGCGCCGGGGCGCGGCGCTGGACGCGGTGCGCGGCGGCGAGGTCACCGTGCTCTCCAGCGCGGCTCTGGACCGTCCGGGCCGGCGGGCCGAGGTGCTGCGCGGCGGTGAGAGCGTCCTTGCGGTCACCTCGTACGCCGAGACGCCGGTGCTCACCACCCGGCCGCAGTTCCGGCTGGCCGGGGAGCGCCGGATCCCGGCGGCCGTGGTGCTGCCGACCGGCTACGACCGGGAGCGCGACGGGCTGCTGCCGGTGCTGATGGACCCGTACGGCGGTCCGCACGGGGCGGTGGTGGTGCAGGCGCACAACGCCTTCCTCAGCGCGCAGTGGTTCGCCGACCAGGGCTTCGCCGTGGTGGTCGCCGACGGCCGCGGCACCCCGGGCCGTAGCCCCGCCTGGGAGAAGGCGGTCGCCTTCGACTTCGCCGGGGTCACCCTGGACGACCAGGTCGAGGCGCTGCACGCGTTGGCCGAGGAGTTCCCGCTGGACCTCGCCCGGGTGGCGATCCGCGGCTGGTCCTACGGCGGCTACCTGTCGGCGCTTGCGGTGCTGCGTCGCCCCGACGTCTTCCACGCGGCGGTGGCCGGCGCCCCGGTGACCGAGTGGCGGCTCTACGACACCCACTACACCGAGCGCTATCTGGGCCACCCCGACCAGCGTCCGGAGGTCTACCAGGCCAACTCGCTGATCGCGGACGCGCCCAAGCTGGAGCGGCCGCTGATGATCGTGCACGGCCTGGCCGACGACAACGTGGTGGCCGCGCACACCCTGCGGCTCTCCTCGGCGCTGCTGGCCGCGGGCCGGCCGCACACCGTGCTGCCGCTGTCCGGCGTCACCCACATGACGCCGCAGGAGCAGGTGGCGGAGAACCTGCTGCTGCTTCAGGTGGACTTCTTGAAGTCGGCGCTGGGGCTGTGA
- a CDS encoding DUF2304 domain-containing protein — protein sequence MALSISAAMLMLVIVVVLVRRSGLKLAHAVICALLGFYLASSSIAPSIQQVTSNLAGMLNDLKL from the coding sequence ATGGCTTTGTCCATCTCCGCAGCCATGTTGATGCTGGTCATCGTGGTGGTCCTGGTCCGCCGCTCCGGCCTCAAGCTGGCCCACGCGGTCATCTGCGCTCTGCTGGGCTTCTACCTCGCCTCCAGCTCGATCGCGCCCTCGATCCAGCAGGTGACCAGCAACCTCGCCGGGATGCTCAATGACCTGAAGCTCTGA
- the mshB gene encoding N-acetyl-1-D-myo-inositol-2-amino-2-deoxy-alpha-D-glucopyranoside deacetylase yields the protein MTAAADQSTAAARRLLLVHAHPDDESIGNGATMARYAAEGAQVTLVTCTLGEGGEVIPGELAHLTADRQDGLGAHRIGELAAAMREVGVTDVRFLGGQGRYRDSGMLGVPENDRPDCFWQADLDQAAGHLVTVVREVRPQVLVTYDERGGYGHPDHIKAHRVAMRAAELAADPHYRPELGPAWRIVRIFWNRMPRSVLLAGLRAAAERFELAAEPEDVPGVVADELIDAALDGARFADRKAAAMRAHVTQITVDGGFFALSNDRWQPLVADEYYQLARGEAGSARPLTDLFAGLPGIGATGIEA from the coding sequence ATGACCGCTGCCGCCGACCAGAGCACTGCCGCAGCCCGCCGCCTGCTGCTGGTGCACGCCCACCCCGACGACGAGTCGATCGGCAACGGCGCCACCATGGCCCGCTACGCCGCCGAAGGCGCCCAGGTCACCCTGGTGACCTGCACCCTCGGCGAGGGCGGCGAGGTGATCCCCGGCGAGCTGGCCCACCTGACGGCGGATCGGCAGGACGGGCTCGGCGCACACCGGATCGGCGAGCTGGCCGCCGCGATGCGGGAAGTCGGCGTGACCGACGTCCGCTTCCTGGGCGGCCAGGGCCGGTACCGGGACTCCGGCATGCTCGGCGTGCCGGAGAACGACCGCCCCGACTGCTTCTGGCAGGCCGACCTGGACCAGGCCGCCGGGCACCTGGTCACGGTGGTCCGCGAGGTGCGCCCGCAGGTCCTGGTCACCTATGACGAGCGCGGCGGCTACGGGCACCCGGACCACATCAAGGCGCACCGGGTGGCGATGCGCGCCGCCGAGCTGGCCGCCGACCCCCACTACCGCCCCGAGCTCGGCCCGGCCTGGCGGATCGTCAGGATCTTCTGGAACCGGATGCCGCGCTCGGTGCTGCTGGCCGGGCTGCGGGCGGCCGCCGAGCGCTTCGAGCTGGCTGCCGAGCCCGAGGACGTGCCGGGCGTGGTCGCCGACGAGCTGATCGACGCGGCGCTCGACGGGGCCCGCTTCGCCGACCGCAAGGCCGCCGCGATGCGCGCGCATGTCACCCAGATCACCGTGGACGGCGGCTTCTTCGCGCTGAGCAACGACCGCTGGCAGCCGCTGGTGGCCGACGAGTACTACCAGTTGGCCCGGGGTGAGGCCGGCTCCGCGCGGCCGCTGACCGACCTGTTCGCCGGCCTGCCCGGCATCGGCGCCACCGGAATCGAGGCCTGA
- a CDS encoding DUF6113 family protein encodes MSNPLHTLLGTRAQRLAEPLPARPVRIAWYAVLFLLGALGSLCGCFVQALWSPAGLVFALIANGAVSYLGLRATGTKLGAGVPLIGWFLVLLVLLSPRPEGDFVLANGLDSYVYVLGGWLPGLICATLPTRSPFTFGIPRQRD; translated from the coding sequence ATGAGCAACCCGCTGCACACCTTGCTCGGCACCCGGGCCCAGCGGCTGGCCGAGCCACTGCCGGCCCGCCCGGTGCGCATCGCCTGGTACGCGGTGCTCTTCCTGCTCGGCGCTCTGGGCTCACTCTGCGGTTGTTTTGTGCAGGCTCTGTGGAGCCCGGCCGGTCTGGTGTTCGCGCTGATCGCCAACGGCGCCGTCTCGTACCTGGGCCTGCGGGCGACCGGCACCAAGCTGGGCGCGGGCGTGCCGCTGATCGGCTGGTTCCTGGTGCTGCTGGTCCTGCTCTCCCCGCGGCCCGAGGGCGACTTCGTCCTCGCCAACGGCCTGGACTCGTACGTCTACGTACTGGGCGGCTGGCTGCCCGGGTTGATCTGCGCGACACTGCCGACCCGCTCGCCGTTCACCTTCGGCATCCCGCGCCAGCGGGACTGA
- a CDS encoding peptidoglycan binding domain-containing protein: protein MSSRESDSAYPSSRRATPPGHRAGEGPDAYPSGTPPYGIPGLANGFGSDPFGSASPLAHEEAEPEVPKTETTLTTRISINIPGSRPIPPVVMRSTVKPEEQAQAPEPEAGPRHRAAAPASPPPGAVETGGRTAAAAGPAPDWRTPPGGTQLPGGAQNGGVQNAESEAESTGEWFRPRQKSRPEPVGSTAPHTAVPNPAPTAAAPMPAPVAPQGAAPYPQGGAPTTPLFSAESTLQTPLPRPSSAPPSPFGAGEPQPAVGNPFADQRGGYPADPYATGGTPYPGPQQPYPTDGAPYANANPYAGDPYANPPENPATPYPGGAGAPQPGLGTPQGAPPAGDPFGTTANPRPTGTPGAPGRFAKPQPPVNPPGSFGRGTPGTEEPEDTQIGGFDPITGELPQEAIPGLPVAGLYGAAPSAPRPGTAAAAGGARPVTEPPVPGAPGPAPATLGAEPLGAALPTDPEVTPAPAAPKPPAPAAAKPKPRSKVQKLLVTGVGGVLFLGAAAYGTGLMLNQADVPRGTAVLGTDIGGDSRDQAVHQLDSTVGQIGAKPIQLKIGDQTLPLDPATAGLSFDTTATVDGLTKHSYNPSTVIGSLAGGTKQVPPQVRIDRAKLKAALDSLAASSATGLKEGYVQFNDSGDPSVVPGQAGQAVNGSAAVDQVAQSYQDRADGKADAPITLAVTAAQPKVSTQALQQAASGLGKSIVSGRVTVLAGTGAATRKFVFTPAIAAKTLTLAPDASGNIGPKWDLNQLATQVGPLFDKLKFRKADGTLGPITTQDVADAIASVYDKNSDAERTFKFHL from the coding sequence TTGAGCAGCCGCGAATCTGACAGCGCCTACCCGTCCTCCCGACGGGCGACGCCCCCCGGCCACAGGGCGGGTGAGGGGCCCGACGCCTACCCGTCGGGCACCCCTCCCTACGGCATCCCGGGGCTGGCGAACGGCTTCGGTAGCGACCCCTTCGGCTCGGCGAGTCCGCTGGCGCACGAGGAGGCCGAGCCCGAGGTCCCCAAGACCGAGACGACGCTGACCACCCGAATCTCGATCAACATCCCGGGCTCCCGGCCGATCCCACCGGTGGTGATGCGAAGCACCGTCAAACCGGAGGAGCAGGCGCAGGCCCCGGAGCCGGAGGCCGGGCCGCGGCACCGCGCGGCAGCGCCCGCCTCCCCGCCGCCCGGTGCGGTGGAGACCGGCGGCCGCACGGCCGCCGCGGCCGGGCCGGCACCGGACTGGCGCACGCCGCCCGGCGGGACCCAGCTGCCCGGCGGGGCCCAGAACGGCGGGGTCCAGAACGCCGAGTCGGAGGCGGAGTCGACCGGCGAGTGGTTCCGGCCCCGGCAGAAGAGCCGGCCCGAGCCGGTGGGTTCCACCGCGCCGCACACCGCCGTCCCCAACCCGGCGCCGACCGCCGCCGCCCCCATGCCCGCGCCCGTCGCGCCGCAGGGCGCGGCACCATACCCGCAGGGTGGCGCTCCCACCACGCCGCTCTTCTCCGCGGAGAGCACCCTGCAGACCCCGCTGCCCCGGCCCAGCAGCGCGCCGCCGTCCCCGTTCGGCGCGGGCGAGCCGCAGCCGGCCGTCGGCAACCCGTTCGCCGACCAGCGAGGCGGCTACCCGGCCGACCCCTACGCGACCGGCGGCACTCCCTATCCGGGCCCCCAGCAGCCGTACCCGACCGACGGCGCTCCCTACGCGAACGCCAACCCGTACGCGGGCGACCCGTACGCGAACCCGCCCGAGAACCCCGCCACGCCGTACCCCGGCGGCGCCGGCGCCCCGCAGCCCGGTCTGGGCACGCCGCAGGGCGCCCCGCCCGCCGGGGATCCCTTCGGCACCACCGCCAACCCGCGGCCCACCGGCACCCCCGGCGCGCCCGGGCGGTTCGCCAAGCCGCAGCCGCCGGTCAACCCGCCCGGCTCCTTCGGCCGGGGCACGCCGGGGACCGAGGAGCCCGAGGACACCCAGATCGGCGGCTTCGACCCGATCACCGGCGAGCTGCCGCAGGAGGCCATACCTGGCCTGCCGGTGGCCGGCCTGTACGGCGCCGCGCCCAGCGCGCCCCGGCCCGGCACCGCCGCTGCCGCGGGTGGCGCCCGCCCGGTCACCGAGCCGCCGGTACCCGGCGCCCCCGGGCCGGCGCCCGCCACCCTGGGCGCCGAACCGCTCGGCGCCGCGCTGCCCACCGACCCCGAGGTCACACCAGCCCCCGCGGCACCCAAGCCGCCCGCGCCGGCCGCCGCCAAGCCCAAGCCCCGCTCCAAGGTCCAGAAGCTGCTGGTCACCGGGGTGGGCGGGGTGCTCTTCCTGGGGGCCGCCGCGTACGGCACCGGCCTGATGCTCAACCAGGCGGACGTGCCGCGCGGGACCGCGGTGCTCGGCACCGACATCGGCGGTGACAGCCGCGACCAGGCGGTCCATCAGCTCGACAGCACGGTGGGCCAGATCGGCGCGAAGCCGATACAGCTGAAGATCGGCGACCAGACGCTACCGCTGGACCCCGCCACCGCCGGCCTGAGCTTCGACACCACCGCCACCGTGGACGGGCTGACCAAGCACAGCTACAACCCCTCGACCGTGATCGGCTCGCTGGCCGGTGGCACCAAGCAGGTGCCGCCGCAGGTACGGATCGACCGGGCCAAGCTCAAGGCCGCGCTGGACAGCCTGGCGGCGAGCTCGGCGACCGGGCTCAAGGAGGGCTACGTCCAGTTCAACGACTCCGGCGACCCGAGCGTGGTGCCCGGTCAGGCGGGGCAGGCGGTGAACGGCAGCGCGGCGGTCGACCAGGTGGCCCAGAGCTACCAGGACCGGGCCGACGGCAAGGCGGACGCGCCGATCACGCTGGCGGTGACCGCCGCCCAGCCCAAGGTCTCCACCCAGGCGCTGCAGCAGGCCGCCTCCGGCCTCGGCAAGTCGATCGTCAGCGGCCGGGTCACCGTGCTGGCCGGCACCGGCGCCGCGACCAGGAAGTTCGTCTTCACCCCGGCAATCGCGGCAAAGACGCTCACGCTGGCTCCGGACGCCTCCGGAAACATCGGTCCCAAGTGGGATCTGAACCAGTTGGCCACGCAGGTCGGCCCGCTCTTCGACAAGCTCAAGTTCCGTAAGGCCGACGGTACTTTGGGCCCCATCACAACCCAGGATGTGGCGGACGCGATCGCCTCCGTGTACGACAAGAACAGTGATGCGGAGCGCACTTTCAAGTTTCATCTGTGA